From Solwaraspora sp. WMMD1047, the proteins below share one genomic window:
- a CDS encoding branched-chain amino acid ABC transporter substrate-binding protein: MRRKYVRALSTAALATVMVAAAGCQDSGSEGGEAAECGGKIAIFGAFSGDNAGLVLPSLNGAELAVKQHNEANADCQVTLQRFDTQGDPAVATPFANQIAGDQSFLGVIGGHFSGETDATMPIYEAAGLAMISPSATRLDLTSKGNKSFFRVVGHDGTQAAAVATYMKAQNAQRVFAVDDGSAYGAGITAELGTALGPLMAGTDKIQERQAQFDATISKIKAANADYVFYGGYVREAAPLVRQMRSAGVTAKFVGPDGLYDPAFAEGAAGGAEGAIITCPCIPADKAGGSFTEDYQAEYGIAPGSYGGEGFDGAQIYLDAFKDGKQTRADILAFVKAYDKQGVSKYIKFAENGDVDPSRVVIWAYEIKGTAITPLQELKLN, encoded by the coding sequence GTGAGGCGAAAGTATGTACGGGCGCTGAGCACCGCCGCGCTCGCTACGGTGATGGTGGCCGCCGCCGGCTGCCAGGACAGCGGTAGCGAGGGTGGCGAGGCCGCCGAGTGCGGCGGCAAGATCGCGATCTTCGGCGCGTTCAGCGGTGACAACGCGGGCCTGGTGCTCCCGTCGCTCAACGGCGCCGAGCTGGCCGTGAAGCAGCACAACGAGGCGAACGCCGACTGCCAGGTGACCCTGCAGCGGTTCGACACCCAGGGCGACCCGGCGGTGGCCACCCCGTTCGCCAACCAGATCGCCGGTGACCAGTCGTTCCTCGGCGTCATCGGTGGGCACTTCTCCGGCGAGACCGACGCCACCATGCCGATCTACGAGGCTGCCGGCCTGGCCATGATCAGCCCGTCCGCGACCCGGCTGGACCTGACCTCCAAGGGGAACAAGTCGTTCTTCCGGGTGGTCGGCCACGACGGCACCCAGGCCGCCGCGGTGGCGACCTACATGAAGGCGCAGAACGCCCAGCGGGTCTTCGCCGTCGACGACGGCAGCGCCTACGGCGCCGGCATCACCGCCGAACTCGGCACCGCGCTCGGCCCGCTGATGGCCGGCACCGACAAGATCCAGGAGCGGCAGGCGCAGTTCGACGCCACCATCTCCAAGATCAAGGCAGCGAACGCCGACTACGTCTTCTACGGCGGCTACGTCCGCGAGGCGGCCCCGCTGGTGCGTCAGATGCGCTCGGCCGGTGTCACCGCGAAGTTCGTCGGCCCGGACGGCCTCTACGACCCGGCGTTCGCCGAGGGCGCGGCCGGCGGCGCCGAGGGCGCCATCATCACCTGCCCGTGCATCCCGGCCGACAAGGCCGGCGGTTCCTTCACCGAGGACTACCAGGCCGAGTACGGCATCGCGCCGGGCTCCTACGGCGGTGAGGGCTTCGACGGCGCCCAGATCTACCTGGACGCATTCAAGGACGGCAAGCAGACCCGCGCCGACATCCTGGCCTTCGTGAAGGCGTACGACAAGCAGGGCGTCTCGAAGTACATCAAGTTCGCGGAGAACGGCGACGTCGACCCGTCCCGTGTCGTGATCTGGGCCTACGAGATCAAGGGCACCGCGATCACCCCGCTGCAGGAACTCAAGCTGAACTGA
- a CDS encoding response regulator translates to MTDTQDGAERRRVLIAEDEALIRLDLAEMLVEEGYDVVGEAGDGETAVRLAEELKPDLVILDIKMPIMDGLAAAERIAAGRIAPVVILTAFSQRDLVERARAAGAMAYLVKPFQKSDLVPAIEIALSRYSEVAALEAEVAGLTDRLETRKTVERAKGALMTTYGMTEPQAFKWIQRTAMDHRMTMREVAERILAEGTGTEPPAAG, encoded by the coding sequence GTGACCGACACGCAGGATGGCGCCGAGCGCAGACGGGTGCTCATCGCCGAGGACGAGGCGCTGATCCGACTGGACCTCGCCGAGATGCTCGTCGAAGAGGGCTACGACGTGGTGGGCGAGGCCGGCGACGGCGAGACGGCCGTGCGGCTGGCCGAGGAGCTCAAGCCCGACCTCGTCATCCTCGACATCAAAATGCCGATCATGGACGGTCTGGCGGCGGCCGAGCGGATCGCCGCCGGCCGGATCGCCCCGGTGGTCATCCTGACCGCGTTCAGCCAGCGCGACCTGGTCGAGCGGGCCCGGGCGGCCGGTGCGATGGCGTACCTGGTCAAGCCGTTCCAGAAGAGCGACCTGGTGCCGGCGATCGAGATCGCGCTGTCGCGGTACTCGGAGGTCGCGGCGCTGGAGGCCGAGGTGGCCGGGTTGACCGACCGGCTGGAGACCCGCAAGACGGTGGAGCGCGCCAAGGGCGCGTTGATGACCACGTACGGGATGACCGAGCCGCAGGCGTTCAAGTGGATCCAGCGCACGGCGATGGACCACCGGATGACCATGCGCGAGGTGGCGGAGCGGATCCTCGCGGAGGGCACCGGGACCGAGCCGCCGGCCGCCGGCTGA
- a CDS encoding glycosyltransferase family 2 protein, producing MTPIPEVSVVVPTLNRPALVARAVRSALAQTVPNIEVLVVVDGPDPATRAALDSFADHRLRVIGLPARGGAPSARNAGVRAARAPWTALLDDDDEWLPTKLAVQLDLARRATAPLPIVGSRLINRTPRAEFVIPRRLPASGESLSEYLTVRRGLFHGDGFIQTSTILAPTRLLRRVPFDPAVPRMQELDWTLRALAHDDVELLIADQPLVIWHQDEDRPRISLHSPWQRQLEWLRRSRPLFTPRAYAAVTMSVISSMAAGTRSPKVFGTLWREAHRHGRPGPLDYLTFLQIWLIPPTLRHRLRDLALTRPSTGTAGSPPDAGARPDRESPPDNGSPASSGAAPAGAQPGQ from the coding sequence ATGACGCCCATTCCCGAGGTCAGCGTGGTGGTACCCACGCTGAACCGCCCGGCACTCGTCGCCCGGGCCGTGCGCAGCGCGCTCGCCCAGACGGTGCCGAACATCGAGGTCCTCGTCGTGGTGGACGGGCCCGACCCGGCCACCCGCGCGGCGCTGGACAGCTTCGCCGACCACCGGCTGCGGGTGATCGGGCTACCGGCCCGCGGCGGGGCGCCCAGCGCCCGCAACGCCGGGGTACGCGCCGCCCGCGCGCCGTGGACGGCGCTGCTCGACGACGACGACGAGTGGCTGCCGACCAAGCTCGCCGTCCAGCTCGACCTCGCCCGGCGGGCGACCGCGCCGCTGCCGATCGTCGGCAGTCGCCTGATCAACCGCACCCCCCGGGCCGAGTTCGTCATCCCCCGCCGGCTGCCGGCGAGCGGCGAGTCGCTCAGCGAGTACCTCACCGTGCGGCGCGGACTGTTCCACGGGGACGGGTTCATCCAGACCTCGACGATCCTGGCGCCGACCCGGCTGCTGCGCCGGGTGCCGTTCGACCCGGCGGTGCCCCGGATGCAGGAGCTGGACTGGACGCTACGGGCGCTGGCCCACGACGACGTCGAACTGCTCATCGCCGACCAGCCGCTGGTGATCTGGCACCAGGACGAGGACCGGCCGCGGATCAGCCTGCACTCGCCGTGGCAGCGCCAGCTGGAGTGGCTGCGGCGCAGCCGCCCACTCTTCACGCCGCGCGCGTACGCGGCCGTCACGATGAGCGTGATCAGCTCGATGGCGGCCGGCACCCGCAGCCCGAAGGTCTTCGGCACCCTGTGGCGCGAGGCCCACCGGCACGGCCGGCCCGGACCGCTGGACTACCTGACGTTCCTGCAGATCTGGCTGATCCCCCCGACCCTGCGCCACCGGCTGCGGGACCTGGCCCTCACCCGCCCGAGCACCGGCACCGCCGGATCACCGCCGGACGCCGGAGCGCGGCCCGACCGCGAATCCCCGCCGGACAACGGGTCACCGGCGAGCAGCGGGGCCGCGCCGGCCGGGGCGCAGCCAGGCCAGTAG
- a CDS encoding glycosyltransferase, producing the protein MNRTPRVIRNDWSPVPVPDLDGWRPTMSVTVVIPAYRCQPTLDLTLASLSRQTYPADLLEVVVVDDSSDPPLRLPEIRPERTKLVRAGDAGEPGWGRANALHLGVTHSSGEILHWLDADMVAYPEHVAAQARWQHVLPYAVTLGYKRFVDPDTHGPWPAPETVAAAWDAGAAADLFGGSQGDPHEYLERYLAQTDQMRTADHLAFRFHVGATAALRRELYEAAGGFDRELRLGEDTEFGYRLAQAGAVFVPEPAARSWHLGRTHVMRAREQVARYNRPFLADRLPYPRHWRRAGGTAWTVPLVEVVVEVADQPLERVRAAVDAVLRGTEQDLRVTLVGPWDQLDDDRVPVLTDPRLDLRLIAASYRGEPRVRLVTERPETAFPSPYLLDLPAVHGLAPDAVRTLIDLADRHQVGVLRVEAPEGAGPPALLWRTAARGRTRWARAAGESLFDAVDSVYGHRAVTAAEVGIVDLTRYQPADLLHGVARLVEAGRRSPALVPSIVEVEGVRSLAKATVVVGWLAGRRLLAWLRPGRRGPAARR; encoded by the coding sequence GTGAACCGCACTCCCCGTGTCATCCGTAACGACTGGTCCCCGGTGCCGGTGCCCGACCTCGACGGCTGGCGGCCGACGATGTCGGTGACGGTGGTGATCCCCGCCTACCGGTGCCAGCCCACCCTCGACCTGACCCTGGCCTCGCTGAGCCGGCAGACCTACCCGGCCGACCTGCTGGAGGTCGTCGTCGTCGACGACAGCTCCGACCCGCCGCTGCGGCTGCCGGAGATCCGCCCGGAGCGGACCAAGCTGGTCCGGGCCGGCGACGCCGGCGAGCCCGGCTGGGGCCGGGCCAACGCGCTGCACCTCGGAGTGACGCACAGCTCCGGCGAGATCCTGCACTGGCTCGACGCCGACATGGTCGCCTACCCGGAGCACGTCGCGGCGCAGGCCCGCTGGCAGCACGTCCTGCCGTACGCGGTGACCCTCGGCTACAAGCGGTTCGTCGACCCCGACACGCACGGCCCGTGGCCGGCGCCGGAGACCGTCGCCGCGGCGTGGGACGCAGGCGCCGCCGCCGACCTGTTCGGCGGCAGCCAGGGCGACCCGCACGAGTACCTGGAGCGCTACCTCGCCCAGACCGACCAGATGCGCACCGCCGACCACCTCGCGTTCCGCTTCCACGTCGGCGCCACCGCCGCGCTGCGTCGGGAGCTGTACGAGGCGGCCGGCGGCTTCGACCGGGAGCTGCGCCTCGGCGAGGACACCGAGTTCGGCTACCGGCTGGCCCAGGCCGGCGCGGTGTTCGTACCCGAACCGGCGGCCCGGTCCTGGCACCTCGGCCGGACCCACGTGATGCGGGCCCGGGAACAGGTCGCCCGCTACAACCGGCCGTTCCTGGCCGACCGGCTGCCGTACCCCCGGCACTGGCGCCGGGCCGGCGGCACCGCCTGGACCGTCCCGCTGGTCGAGGTCGTCGTCGAGGTGGCGGACCAACCGTTGGAGCGGGTCCGGGCGGCGGTCGACGCGGTGCTGCGCGGCACCGAACAGGACCTGCGGGTCACCCTCGTCGGCCCCTGGGACCAGCTCGACGACGACCGGGTGCCGGTGCTCACCGACCCTCGCCTCGACCTGCGGCTGATCGCGGCCAGCTACCGGGGTGAGCCCCGGGTGCGGCTGGTCACCGAGCGGCCGGAGACCGCCTTCCCGTCGCCGTACCTGCTCGACCTGCCGGCCGTCCACGGCCTCGCCCCGGACGCGGTGCGTACCCTGATCGACCTGGCCGACCGGCACCAGGTCGGCGTGCTGCGGGTCGAGGCGCCGGAGGGCGCCGGCCCGCCGGCGCTGCTCTGGCGCACCGCCGCGCGCGGCCGGACCCGGTGGGCACGCGCCGCCGGCGAGTCGCTCTTCGACGCGGTGGATTCGGTGTACGGCCACCGCGCGGTGACCGCCGCCGAGGTGGGGATCGTCGACCTGACCCGGTACCAGCCGGCCGACCTGCTGCACGGGGTCGCCCGGCTGGTCGAGGCCGGCCGCCGCTCCCCGGCGCTGGTGCCGTCGATCGTGGAGGTGGAGGGCGTCCGGTCGCTGGCGAAGGCGACCGTGGTGGTGGGCTGGCTGGCCGGCCGCCGCCTACTGGCCTGGCTGCGCCCCGGCCGGCGCGGCCCCGCTGCTCGCCGGTGA
- a CDS encoding ABC transporter ATP-binding protein has product MTGRRPTPDGPRDRAVPVGAAQRAGASPLLDARLTVDRGEFRLDVPLTIAAGEVVALLGPNGAGKTTALRALAGLQPLTAGHVTLAGADLDRPGSRAFTPAERRPIGVVFQDYLLFPHLSALDNVAFGPRRHGVDRRRARDRAAGWLDRVGLTEHARRRPPQLSGGQAQRVALARALAVDPALLLLDEPLAALDARTRLDTRAQLHRHLTDHPGATLLVTHDPLDALVLADRLVIIEDGRVVQEGDAATVTARPRTDYVARLVGLNLYRGRADRHRVTLDSGLTLTVADPTDGEVFVAFPPSAVALHATRPDGSPRNTWPATIAGIQRHGDNLRIQVTGPITAAADVTPAAASQLNLLPGQPVWAAVKAAETRAYPAAG; this is encoded by the coding sequence ATGACCGGCAGACGGCCGACGCCGGACGGTCCGCGCGATCGTGCCGTGCCGGTCGGCGCCGCGCAGCGGGCCGGCGCGTCGCCGCTGCTCGACGCGCGGCTGACCGTCGACCGGGGTGAGTTCCGGCTCGACGTGCCGCTGACCATCGCCGCCGGTGAGGTGGTGGCGCTGCTCGGCCCGAACGGGGCCGGCAAGACCACCGCGCTGCGCGCCCTCGCCGGCCTGCAACCGCTGACGGCCGGGCACGTCACCCTCGCCGGCGCCGACCTCGACCGGCCGGGGAGTCGGGCGTTCACGCCGGCCGAGCGGCGCCCGATCGGGGTCGTCTTCCAGGACTACCTGCTGTTCCCGCACCTGAGCGCGCTGGACAACGTCGCCTTCGGCCCGCGCCGGCACGGCGTCGACCGGCGCCGGGCCCGCGACCGGGCGGCCGGCTGGCTGGACCGGGTCGGCCTGACCGAACACGCCCGCCGCCGGCCCCCGCAGCTCTCCGGCGGTCAGGCCCAACGGGTCGCGCTGGCCCGGGCGCTCGCCGTCGACCCGGCCCTGCTGCTGCTCGACGAGCCGCTCGCCGCGCTGGACGCCCGCACCCGGTTGGACACCCGGGCCCAGCTGCACCGGCACCTGACCGACCACCCGGGCGCCACGCTGCTGGTCACCCACGATCCGCTCGACGCGCTGGTGCTGGCCGACCGGCTGGTCATCATCGAGGACGGCCGGGTGGTGCAGGAGGGCGACGCGGCCACCGTCACCGCGCGCCCCCGCACCGACTACGTGGCCCGGCTGGTCGGGCTGAACCTCTACCGGGGGCGGGCCGACCGGCACCGCGTGACCCTCGACTCCGGTCTCACCCTCACCGTCGCCGACCCGACCGACGGCGAGGTGTTCGTCGCGTTCCCGCCCAGCGCCGTGGCACTGCACGCGACCCGGCCCGACGGCAGTCCTCGCAACACCTGGCCGGCGACGATCGCCGGGATCCAGCGCCACGGCGACAACCTGCGCATCCAGGTGACCGGCCCGATCACCGCCGCCGCCGACGTCACCCCGGCCGCCGCCAGCCAACTGAACCTGCTGCCCGGCCAGCCGGTCTGGGCGGCGGTCAAGGCCGCCGAGACCCGCGCCTATCCGGCCGCCGGTTGA
- a CDS encoding ABC transporter permease, which produces MRRPPLALLVPAGLGLAFLVLPLAGLLVRTPWADLPERLTEPGVLTALWLSLRTASVATGLCLVLGVPLAWLLARVEFPGRRLVRALVTVPLVLPPVVGGVALLLVFGRRGIVGSWLDTTFGITLPFTTTGVVLAEAFVAMPFLVISVEGALRGADTRYEEAAATLGAGRWTTFTHVTLPLVAPGIAAGAVLCWARALGEFGATITFAGNFPGRTQTMPLAVYLALETDLEAAIVLSLILLTVSVTILAGLRDRWLTSS; this is translated from the coding sequence ATGCGCCGACCGCCGCTGGCGCTGCTGGTGCCGGCCGGACTCGGGCTGGCGTTCCTGGTGCTGCCGCTGGCCGGGCTGCTCGTCCGGACGCCCTGGGCCGACCTGCCCGAGCGGCTGACCGAGCCGGGCGTGCTCACCGCCCTGTGGCTGTCGCTACGGACCGCCTCGGTCGCCACCGGGCTCTGCCTGGTCCTCGGGGTACCGCTGGCCTGGCTGCTGGCCCGGGTCGAGTTCCCCGGCCGCCGGCTGGTACGGGCGCTGGTGACCGTCCCGCTGGTGCTGCCGCCGGTGGTCGGCGGCGTCGCCCTGCTGCTGGTCTTCGGCCGCCGAGGCATCGTCGGCTCCTGGCTGGACACCACCTTCGGGATCACCCTGCCGTTCACCACCACCGGGGTGGTGCTGGCCGAGGCGTTCGTCGCAATGCCGTTCCTGGTGATCTCCGTGGAGGGCGCGCTGCGCGGCGCCGACACCCGGTACGAGGAGGCCGCCGCCACCCTCGGCGCCGGCCGGTGGACCACCTTCACCCACGTCACCCTGCCGCTGGTCGCCCCCGGCATCGCCGCCGGCGCGGTGCTCTGCTGGGCCCGCGCCCTCGGCGAGTTCGGCGCCACCATCACCTTCGCGGGAAACTTCCCGGGCCGCACCCAGACCATGCCGCTGGCGGTCTACCTGGCCCTGGAGACCGACCTGGAGGCCGCCATCGTGCTCAGCCTGATCCTGCTGACCGTCTCGGTGACGATCCTCGCCGGGCTACGCGACCGCTGGCTGACCAGCTCATGA
- the modA gene encoding molybdate ABC transporter substrate-binding protein, with protein MIARSTVRAGRRARTGRPAAALGFVLAATLAAGCGGAPDAAGSPSGAGVTGTVTVFAAASLTESFTQLGTAFEAANPGATVVVNFAGSSALATQINQGAPVDVFAAAAPANMATVTDVGNGAGSPATFARNQLVIAVPESNPGAVTSLADLTGPDVKVALCAEQVPCGAAARKALDAAGVTLTPVTLEQDVKAALSKVRLGEVDAALVYRTDARAAADDVDAVEFPESAGAVNDYPIVVLTDAPNPDGAQAFVNFVLSDRGRTVLTDAGFQVP; from the coding sequence GTGATCGCGCGATCCACGGTTCGCGCCGGCCGGCGGGCGCGAACCGGCCGGCCGGCGGCCGCGCTCGGGTTCGTCCTCGCCGCGACGCTTGCCGCCGGGTGCGGTGGCGCCCCGGACGCGGCCGGATCGCCGTCCGGCGCCGGGGTCACCGGCACCGTCACCGTCTTCGCGGCGGCCTCCCTCACCGAGTCGTTCACCCAGCTCGGCACCGCCTTCGAGGCCGCGAACCCGGGCGCGACGGTGGTCGTCAACTTCGCCGGCAGCTCCGCGCTGGCCACCCAGATCAACCAGGGCGCCCCGGTCGACGTCTTCGCCGCCGCCGCGCCGGCCAACATGGCGACCGTCACCGACGTCGGCAACGGTGCCGGCAGCCCGGCCACCTTCGCCCGCAACCAGCTCGTCATCGCCGTACCCGAGAGCAACCCCGGCGCGGTCACCAGCCTGGCCGACCTGACCGGACCCGACGTCAAGGTGGCGCTCTGCGCCGAGCAGGTGCCCTGCGGCGCGGCGGCGAGGAAGGCACTCGACGCGGCCGGTGTCACGCTGACCCCGGTGACCCTGGAGCAGGACGTGAAGGCTGCGCTGTCGAAGGTGCGGCTGGGCGAGGTGGACGCCGCGCTGGTCTACCGCACCGACGCGCGGGCTGCCGCCGACGATGTGGACGCAGTGGAGTTCCCGGAGTCGGCGGGCGCCGTCAACGACTATCCGATCGTCGTCCTCACCGACGCGCCCAACCCCGACGGTGCGCAGGCGTTCGTCAACTTCGTCCTCTCCGACCGGGGCCGGACCGTCCTCACCGACGCCGGCTTCCAGGTGCCGTGA
- a CDS encoding TOBE domain-containing protein, protein MGQFRIGEAAELLGVSTDTVRRWVDAGRLSAARDEHGHRVIDGVDLAAFARRAGDEPDGRAGDSSARNRLRGIVTAVVKDTVMAQVDIQAGPFRIVSLMSREAVEALDLAVGSVAVAVIKSTTVVVEKAAPPTPVRTRSTP, encoded by the coding sequence ATGGGGCAGTTTCGGATCGGTGAGGCGGCCGAGCTGCTGGGCGTGAGCACCGACACCGTCCGGCGGTGGGTCGACGCCGGCCGGCTGTCGGCGGCCCGGGACGAGCACGGCCACCGGGTGATCGACGGCGTCGACCTGGCCGCTTTCGCCCGGCGGGCGGGCGACGAGCCGGACGGCCGTGCCGGCGACTCCTCGGCCCGCAACCGGCTACGCGGCATCGTCACCGCCGTGGTGAAGGACACCGTGATGGCCCAGGTCGACATCCAGGCCGGACCGTTCCGGATCGTCTCCCTGATGAGTCGCGAGGCCGTCGAGGCACTGGACCTGGCGGTCGGCTCGGTCGCGGTCGCGGTGATCAAGTCGACGACCGTCGTGGTGGAGAAAGCCGCCCCGCCGACGCCCGTCCGGACCCGGAGCACCCCGTGA
- a CDS encoding LLM class flavin-dependent oxidoreductase — protein MNDLVIDVPLSVLDLAPVAAGTTAGQALRHTTELARRTEELGYHRFWVAEHHNMPAIASSAPAVLIAHLAAATTRIRVGSGGVMLPNHAPLVVAEQFGTLEALHPGRIDLGIGRAPGTDQVTALALRRTMEGLSAEGFPQELADLESYFTGERAGPILATPGRGDRPAIWLLGSSGFSAQLAGRLGLPFSFAHHFSAANTLPALALYRQNFRPSRWLDKPYAMVAVNAVCADTDERAEWLSGPAVLSFLRLRSGRPQPLATPEEAAAYPYTEAERQFALDRRTGQAMGSPETVRRQLTELLARTGADELMLTALVYDLADRVRSYELIAEKVAGGLHRQTSGS, from the coding sequence TTGAATGATCTTGTGATCGACGTACCGTTGTCTGTTCTTGATCTTGCTCCGGTGGCGGCCGGCACCACCGCCGGCCAGGCCCTGCGGCACACCACCGAGCTGGCCCGGCGCACCGAGGAGCTGGGCTACCACCGGTTTTGGGTGGCCGAACACCACAACATGCCGGCGATCGCCAGTTCGGCGCCGGCGGTGCTGATCGCCCACCTGGCGGCGGCCACCACCCGGATCCGGGTCGGCTCCGGCGGGGTGATGCTGCCCAACCACGCGCCGCTGGTGGTGGCCGAGCAGTTCGGCACCCTGGAGGCACTGCACCCGGGCCGGATCGACCTGGGCATCGGCCGGGCGCCCGGCACCGACCAGGTGACCGCGCTGGCGCTGCGCCGGACGATGGAAGGGCTCTCCGCGGAGGGCTTCCCGCAGGAGCTGGCCGACCTGGAGAGCTATTTCACCGGAGAACGGGCCGGGCCGATCCTGGCCACCCCGGGCCGGGGCGACCGGCCAGCCATCTGGCTGCTCGGCTCGAGCGGATTCAGCGCACAGCTCGCCGGCCGGCTCGGCCTGCCGTTCTCGTTCGCCCACCATTTCAGCGCCGCGAACACGCTGCCCGCGCTGGCGCTGTACCGGCAGAACTTCCGGCCGTCGCGCTGGCTGGACAAGCCGTACGCGATGGTCGCCGTCAACGCGGTCTGCGCCGATACCGACGAGCGGGCCGAATGGCTGTCCGGGCCGGCCGTGCTGTCGTTCCTGCGGTTGCGGTCCGGCCGGCCGCAGCCGCTGGCCACCCCGGAGGAGGCCGCCGCCTACCCCTACACGGAGGCGGAGCGGCAGTTCGCCCTCGACCGCCGGACCGGGCAGGCGATGGGCTCGCCGGAGACGGTCCGCCGGCAACTGACCGAGCTGCTGGCCCGCACCGGCGCGGACGAGCTGATGCTCACCGCCCTGGTTTACGACCTCGCCGACCGGGTGCGCTCGTACGAATTGATCGCGGAAAAGGTGGCCGGCGGATTGCATCGACAAACGTCGGGGTCGTGA